TGGTTGCCGAAAAGGCGCCGCGTATGATTTCCAAGCCGAGTCGCACAATTTGGCCGACCCTCGCGTCCGCCACGTGAAATCCGCGCCCAGGCACGCGATGAACTACCCGCTCCGACTTGATAGCAAACTGCTGGCGGTCCCTGGAATCGGCCCCAAGCGCGCACAAATGCTGGCTGCGCGCGGCCTGCTCAGCGTGGGCGATCTACTGCTCTACCTGCCCACGCGCTATCGCGACTGGCGCACGCCCCAGCCGATCGAGCGATGCGAGCCCGGAACAGTAGTGACCCTGGCCGGAGAGCTGGAGGGCCTAAGCGCGCGTCCGATGCGCGGGGCGTGGGGCCGGCGAATCGTCGAGGGGTGGTTGCGCGAGGAGGGTGGGGAGCGGATGGCGGTTATCTGGTTCAACGCACCCACCTACCTGTGCGACACCTTGAAAGCCTACGGCCAAGTCGTGCTCCAGGGACGGGTACGCCACGGCGTGCAGGGGCGAATGGAGCTGCACCACCCGGAAGTGTTTCCCCGCCACCAGGCCCCCGCGATCGTGCCCGAGTACGCCCTAGGCGCGGAATTGGGGCAACGCCTGATGCGCAGCCTGATCGCCCGTGTCCTGCCTGCCGCCGCCGCGCTTCCCGCGCTGGTGCCCGCGCCCTTGCGCGCCGACGCCGGCTTGCTCCCGCCCGCCGATGCCGTGCGCTACCTGCATCAGCCGCCGCCGCAGGCCGACCTGGACGCACTTGTCGAAGGTACCACCGCGGCTCATCGCACACTGGCCTTAGACGAGCTGTTCGCCTTCGACCTGGCCCTGATGATGGAGCGTTCGCACGCGCGCGAGCGACAAGGGGTCAGTTTCGACCGGCCGGCGGTTCTCAGCACGCGCTTTCTCAAAGAACTCCCCTTTGCTCTCACCGGCGCACAGGAGCGGGCGATCGTCCAGCTTCAGGCCGACATGGCGGCGCCGTGGCCGATGAATCGCTTACTGCTGGGCGACGTCGGCAGCGGTAAGACAGTGGTCGCGCTGTGGGCGGTGGTACGAGCGATCGAACATGGTTACCAGGCCGCGGTGATGGCGCCCACGGAGTTGCTGGTCGAGCAGCATTACCACACCTTCGCCCGCCTGGCCGGAGCGCTTGGCATTCGCGCCGAGTTGCTCAGCGGTAGGCTTGGCGCAAGTGCTCGCGCACGAGTGCTGGAGCGCGCGGCGCGCGCCGAACCGATGGTTCTATTCGGAACCCAGGCGCTCATCCAGAGCAAGGTCAGGCTGGGCCGCCTGGGGCTGGCGGTGATCGACGAACAGCATCGCTTCGGTGTCTTCGACCGCCTGCGCCTGCGTGCCTTAGGACCCCAGGCCGATTTGCTGTTGCTGAGCGCAACACCGATACCTCGCAGTCTGGCGCGGGTAATGCTCGCCAACCTGGATGTAATGCGGTTGGATGAGAGGCCGCCGGGCCGGGCCAGCATCAAAACCGAAATCGCCGTCGAGAGTCAACTCGAACAGGTCTGGGCGCGCTTACGTGCAGAAGTTGACGGCAAACACCAAGCCTACTGCATCCTGCCTCTGATCGAGGATGATGACCAGCCGGACTTGGCGGTGGAAAGCGCGGCCCGAGCCTTGGTCCAAGGCCCCCTGGCGGGTCTACAGGTTGGCATCATGCACGGGCGACTGAGCGCGGCCGCCAAACAGGAAGTGATGCGTCGCTTCCGCGACGGCGAGCTGGCGGTGTTGATCG
This DNA window, taken from Candidatus Binataceae bacterium, encodes the following:
- a CDS encoding ATP-dependent DNA helicase RecG, yielding MNYPLRLDSKLLAVPGIGPKRAQMLAARGLLSVGDLLLYLPTRYRDWRTPQPIERCEPGTVVTLAGELEGLSARPMRGAWGRRIVEGWLREEGGERMAVIWFNAPTYLCDTLKAYGQVVLQGRVRHGVQGRMELHHPEVFPRHQAPAIVPEYALGAELGQRLMRSLIARVLPAAAALPALVPAPLRADAGLLPPADAVRYLHQPPPQADLDALVEGTTAAHRTLALDELFAFDLALMMERSHARERQGVSFDRPAVLSTRFLKELPFALTGAQERAIVQLQADMAAPWPMNRLLLGDVGSGKTVVALWAVVRAIEHGYQAAVMAPTELLVEQHYHTFARLAGALGIRAELLSGRLGASARARVLERAARAEPMVLFGTQALIQSKVRLGRLGLAVIDEQHRFGVFDRLRLRALGPQADLLLLSATPIPRSLARVMLANLDVMRLDERPPGRASIKTEIAVESQLEQVWARLRAEVDGKHQAYCILPLIEDDDQPDLAVESAARALVQGPLAGLQVGIMHGRLSAAAKQEVMRRFRDGELAVLIATTVVEVGIDVPAASVMVVLAAERYGLAQLHQLRGRIGRGSQPSHCFLVISDRAGSSARARLQVLVEQDSGAEIAQADLQLRGPGDLFGIRQAGPLPLRFAGWLRDLKSVQTVRELANRWLITDPDLESALSQGLRQAVEQMMARAADWEQLGSAG